The following nucleotide sequence is from Leptolyngbya sp. SIO1E4.
TGACGCGGGTACCCAAGGGCAAGGAAATTCCCCGAGAGGAGTTGCGGGCTTACTGGCAGGCCCAGGTCTTACATCTGGAGCATCCCCAGCTACAGGTCCTGGACTGGCAAAGTGATCCGAAAAAAGCGTTGCGGGCAGGACTGAATCATTGCTCGGAGCGGGAAGCGGTGTTTCGGCGAGAGCAGGTGGAACGCTTTGCCTTGGAGAATCATTTGGGGCAGCAGTTCTTTGAGGCGTTGCAGCAGATGCTCGATAGCGATCCGGAAGTGATTCATACCTACGATCAGCGGTTGACGACGCAGACGGCGGTACTGCGGGAGTTGGAAACGATTCGGATGGTGCTGGATGGCCGGGGGCAAGTTGGAGCCATTGCCAGTGAAGATTGGGTGGTAGAAGCGCTGGAGAATCAGGAGCTAACGCAGGGCCAGTACGAGGGGATTTTACTGGCGGCGACAACGTGCGATCGCGTCATCGCCTGGCAGGGTGTTGCAGGTGCGGGTAAAAGCTATGCCCTGAATCAGTTTCGTCGGATTTCGGAGGCTCAGGGCTACAGGGTGCGAGGGTTTGCTCCCAGTGCGGAGGCGGCGAAGTCGTTGGGGGAGACGGCTCAGATTCAGCAGACGGAGACGGTAGCAGCGTTGCTCTGTGGCCAGTCCCAGGTGACACCCTCTCAGTTCTCCGAGATCTGGGTGGTGGATGAGGCGGGGCTGTTGAGTGCTAAAGATGCCCTGGCGCTGCTGATGAAGGCCCGAGAGCAGCAGGCGCGAGTAATTCTAGTGGGGGACACCCGGCAGTTGTCAGCGGTGGAAGCGGGGAACCCATTCAAGAGCTTGCAGCAGGCGGGGATGGCGACGGCTTATCTGAATCAGTCCTTGCGGCAGAAGCATCATCAGATCAAGGCAGGGGTTGACCTGATCGCAGAGGGCAAGATTGCGGAAGGGATTGATCAACTGAAGCCATACATTCATCATGTCGGTAGTGAGGAGGCCAGGGTGCAGGCGATCGCCCATGACTATCTGGCTCTGACACCGGAAGAGCGCCAGAAAACGCTACTGCTGGCAGGGACGAATCGAGAGCGGTTAGTGATCACTCAAGCAATTCGGGCAGGACTGAAATCGGAGGGGCAGTTGGGCCAGGGTATTACCATGCAGCGGCTCAAGACCAGGGATTTGACCTCAGTGCAGATGGAATATGCTCACCACTTTCAGGTCGGGGATGTGCTGATTCCCCAGTCCAATTACAAGCGATGGGGTCTGGAGCGGGGGCAGCAGTATGAGGTAATTGGGGTGAATGTCCAGCAGAATGGGTTGACTCTACGCGCTGAAACGGGGCCTGCGTTGCAGGTTGATCCGGCTAGGGTCCGAAAGAAGTCGGTGTACAGGGTGGAGGAGATTGAGGTGGCGATCGGAGACCGTCTGAAGTGGATGAAGAACCAGGCTACCCTGGGCCGACGCAATGGACAGGAGTTTGAGGTCTACGGCATTGAGGATGGGCAGGTTTTGATTAGCTACAGAAACGGAAAGACGGAAAGCCTGAACCGTTCAGAGTTGGCTCATCTGGACTATGCCCTGGTGAGCACGACCTACGGTGCCCAAGGCAAGTCAGCGAAGCGGGTGATTGGGGCGTTGGATCGGCATCTGAGGCGGGAGAGTTTTTATGTGGCGGTAAGCCGGGTGAAGCATGACCTGAAGCTTTATGCCTCTGAGAATCTGGATATTCTGGTGGAGCGAGCGATTAAATCCATAGCGAAGGAAAATCCCAGCGATGCTGGATTGAGCCCTTTTAGACCAGAAGACATCCGCTTGCAACATCTGAATAGCGAAAAGGCTATAGATGTTCTTCCTGATTCAACTAGCCGTACTCTCACGAGGAGCCACTCCAAAGTTGCCAAGGAAAAGCAGAATGGCCTGGAGTGATAACAGTATTTGCCTTTTTTGAACGAAGTAAAAGAACTATTTAAGGAACTGGACGGCTGATTACAAATCAACAGAGCGGATTTTGAAAAGCTTTCTGAGAGAGGCTTAGAAGCTCTCTGAGACTGATCAGAATTTTGTGTAAGCGGTCTAGAATCCCGATAACTCAGGAGACCGCGTCATGCCTAAGAAAAAGCAAGAACTGAATCGTACCGACGAACTGCTGGATGAGATGCTCTCAGACTGCCAGAGTCCAGACGAGATTCTGGGCGCATCCGGCTTACTGAAACAGCTCACCAAACGCTTGGTGGAGCGTGCTTTAGCCGGAGAACTCAACCATCATCTCAACGATACCGATGGCAATGACAGCCGGAATAGTCGCAACGGCCACTCATCCAAAACGGTGCAGTCAGAACAGGGGGAATTAGAGTTGGCGATTCCCCGAGATCGCCAAGGCACCTTTGAGCCCGTGTTGGTGCCCAAACACCAACGACGGCTGAGCGGTCTGGATGACAAAATTCTGGCACTGTACGCGCGGGGCATGAGCACCCGCGATATCTCGCTGCAACTCAAAGAACTGTACGGGGCACAAGTGTCCCCCGCCATCATCAGCGAGGTAACTGACACCGTCAGTGAGGACGTCAAAGCGTGGCAGTCGGCCGCTGGACGAACTGTATCCCATCACCTATCTTGATGCCCTCTACGTCAATATCAAAGTCGCCGGACGGGTGGGCAAGCGCGCGGTCTACGTAGTGCTGGGCATCAATCGTGAGGGCAATAAAGACCTGCTCGGTCTCTGGCTTGGCGAGGCCGAAGCCGAAGGGGCCAAATTCTGGCTCAAAGTCCTCACGGATCTCAAAAACCGCGGTCTGAAAGATATTCTGATTGCCTGTTGCGATAGCCTCAAAGGCTTTCCTCAGGCCATTGAGGCGGTTTATCCCCACACCCAAGTGCAGCTTTGCATCGTTCATTTGATGCGCAACTCGCTGCGCTATGTCCCTTGGAAAGACAGCAAGGCCGTGGCCGCTGACCTGAAACCCATCTATCGAGCCGCCACCTTGGAGGAAGCGGAAACGGCGTTAGAGGAGTTTGCCGCGAATTGGGATGAGCACTATCCAGCGGTGAGCCAAATCTGGCTGCGTCACTGGGAAAACATCATCCCGATCTTCGACTATCCGATGGAAATCCGCCGCGTCATCTACACCACCAATGCGATTGAGTCGGTCAACCGCTCCTTGCGCAAGGTGATTAAAACTAAGGCCGTGTTCCCCGATGAAGAGTCCGTTTTTAAGCTTATGTATTTGGCGATAAACAATATCTCAAAGCGATGGAATCGACCCATCAAAAACTGGAAAGCTGCTCTGTCACACTTTGCTATTCTGTTCCCAGAACGCTTCAAGCTTTGAACCCAAATCTGCTTACACAAAAATCAGAACACTCTCGCTCTCTAAATAATAATGAACTAAATTTTGTACTAATTTCATGCGTGAGTTTACTCAGGTTTGCGTAGGAACTCGATGAGATGAGCACTATTCAGCGGGTTTAGCGATAGGGCTTTTTATTTTTCATGTCAGGGCTTTGGCTTACACCGGACTGGCCACCTTGGGTTTGCTCAAACACGCCTGCAGCATATTCTTGATGACATTGCCATGAACGTCACGCGAATCGTCTCTTGGCTGAGGGGCATTCCTCATGCTCATACTCGAGTTTCTCGCTTTGCAGGCTTAGTAGATGACTGCTGTTTAACACTGACTTGTTACTTTCGCCAACAGCATCTGCTGCTAAAACTAAGTCTATGTCTGTTGAGAAATCGGGTCTAGCTTCAAAAAACTCCCTAACTCTATCGCTAATGGAGTGGCAGCCTCTGTAGAAACCGCTAAACAGCCTGCGAGTAAGGCTCATCACAAGACGGCAAAAACGCATTACCCTATTTCAAAGCCTATCGAAGGTACCAGGCCTGCAGTTTAAGGCAGGTTGTTTTTGCGCTCAAATCACCCAGCGGCATGCCCCTGAGACACCTGCGTCGCAGGGACATGCGTGTCTGGGTGGTGTTCTAGACCTGTGGAGAGCGTTAGATGGCGCGGCCAAATTCATGGCGATTGATAAATAGGCCAATCACTGTGTCATGCATCAGAACCGATTTGGAGAAGCAAATGGTTTTACGAGCTAAGTGCTTGAGCCGTGTTCTTAAGGTCAAATGCTTGCGCTCAATCCGCTGGGTATTGGCTTTGCCGACGACGTGTTGGTCTGCTCCCAGGAACCGCAGGTAAGCGCCCCAGGCATCGGTATAAAACTGCTGAATGCCGAAGGGAGCCAGCAGGTCCATAAGAGTTTCCAGGGCCTGGTCTTCATGAGGTGCTAGGACATAAGCCAATACGTTTCCAGTTCGATGATCGATTGCGTGCCACAGCCATCGTTGTTGTCGCTTGGACTGCACAAAGCTCCACATTTCGTACATTTCAGCCTCCTCAACGCGGACGACCATCGCCGCAGTGGGCAAAGTGTCCATGGCCTCTAGGAGAGGGCGATTCACGGCCTCAAGCTGGCGATGTTTTTTTGAGTTCCTCAATCACCGTGGTGGGGCTGATCTGCAGCACCCGCGCAGTATCCCGAATGCCGCTACCATTCATCGCCATATCGGCAATTTGCTGCTTCACCTCCGGCAAGTATCCCCGATAACTGTAATTCAGGATAAAAGAAGCACGAGGACACTCGACGTTACGACAGCGATAGCGCTGTTTTCCTTCAGCGCTTTGACCATTTTTGACCACAGAGGTGAAACGCTCACCCTGTTACTGCGGATGCCTGAAATAGTCGGGAGTGTTGTCGAATAA
It contains:
- a CDS encoding relaxase domain-containing protein: MLSLTVISANQGETYYTAENYYSTEENQTHSHWSGKGARTLGLSGQVQGGDFKNLLHGYSPNGDKSLAGRKINPEKHRAGIDLTFSAPKSLSLAALVGGSEALEQAHRTAVARTLAVIEERYAQTRVRTEKGRKAIATGNLIVAQFHHDTSREKDPQWHTHCVVINATQLEDGRWQSLHNDILFKQQKLLGMIYQNELAVEAQRLGYAIAPRANGQFELQGYRLEDLQTFSKRREQILAAVGESATPQERELATLMTRVPKGKEIPREELRAYWQAQVLHLEHPQLQVLDWQSDPKKALRAGLNHCSEREAVFRREQVERFALENHLGQQFFEALQQMLDSDPEVIHTYDQRLTTQTAVLRELETIRMVLDGRGQVGAIASEDWVVEALENQELTQGQYEGILLAATTCDRVIAWQGVAGAGKSYALNQFRRISEAQGYRVRGFAPSAEAAKSLGETAQIQQTETVAALLCGQSQVTPSQFSEIWVVDEAGLLSAKDALALLMKAREQQARVILVGDTRQLSAVEAGNPFKSLQQAGMATAYLNQSLRQKHHQIKAGVDLIAEGKIAEGIDQLKPYIHHVGSEEARVQAIAHDYLALTPEERQKTLLLAGTNRERLVITQAIRAGLKSEGQLGQGITMQRLKTRDLTSVQMEYAHHFQVGDVLIPQSNYKRWGLERGQQYEVIGVNVQQNGLTLRAETGPALQVDPARVRKKSVYRVEEIEVAIGDRLKWMKNQATLGRRNGQEFEVYGIEDGQVLISYRNGKTESLNRSELAHLDYALVSTTYGAQGKSAKRVIGALDRHLRRESFYVAVSRVKHDLKLYASENLDILVERAIKSIAKENPSDAGLSPFRPEDIRLQHLNSEKAIDVLPDSTSRTLTRSHSKVAKEKQNGLE